A window of the Parabacteroides merdae ATCC 43184 genome harbors these coding sequences:
- the ilvN gene encoding acetolactate synthase small subunit, translating to MTTKKLYTVIIFSENTVGLLNQITIIFTRRQLNIETLSVSPSAIQGIHKFTITTFADEDMIDKVVKQIDKRVDILKAYYNTDEDLVFQEIALYKLSTELFIKMGTVEDLIRKYNARILEMNETCVVLEKSGHYDETQALFRELSETIGVLQFIRSGRVAITKSRVERLSDMLAEMERKLQEKK from the coding sequence ATGACAACAAAAAAATTATATACCGTTATTATCTTTTCAGAGAATACAGTAGGTCTTCTGAACCAGATTACGATTATCTTTACGCGTCGGCAGTTGAACATCGAGACGCTTTCCGTTTCACCTTCCGCCATACAGGGTATACATAAATTTACAATCACGACATTTGCCGATGAAGATATGATCGACAAGGTTGTGAAGCAGATCGACAAACGGGTGGATATCTTGAAGGCTTACTATAATACGGATGAAGATCTGGTTTTCCAGGAGATCGCCCTTTATAAGCTGAGCACCGAGCTGTTTATCAAGATGGGGACGGTCGAGGATCTGATTCGCAAATATAACGCCCGTATTCTGGAAATGAACGAAACGTGTGTCGTTCTCGAAAAGAGTGGTCATTACGATGAGACGCAAGCCCTTTTCAGGGAGTTGAGCGAAACGATCGGTGTCTTGCAGTTCATCCGTTCCGGTCGCGTTGCGATCACAAAAAGCCGTGTCGAGCGTTTGAGCGATATGTTGGCCGAAATGGAACGTAAGTTGCAGGAAAAAAAATAA
- a CDS encoding MalY/PatB family protein yields the protein MKQYNFDEIIERRGTNCVKYDLLKKDFGNENLVPLWVADMDFRTPDFIVNAIKKRLEHEIFGYTFDSDSYYNSIIEWVHYKHNWKIQREWLSYIPGIVKGIGFVLQCFTKPGDKVIIQPPVYHPFRIVPENMHREVVYNPLKTVDDIYEMDFENLESVIDEHCKVLILCNPHNPGGVVWKKDTLVKLAEVCAKHNILVISDEIHAEMAYPQYTHHPFATVSETAANCSITFMAPSKTFNIAGIVTSYSIIPNAEIREKFYSFMEAGEFNAGTIFAYTATEAAYTYGAEWLQQMRMYITENVRFVDEYCKSKLPKIKVYPPQASFLVWLDCRDLKLSQPELVSLFQDKAGLLLNDGSMFGPGGEGHMRLNIGYPRSVLSSALDALKKAIDKK from the coding sequence ATGAAACAATACAACTTTGACGAGATCATCGAACGTCGTGGAACCAATTGTGTCAAGTACGATCTTCTAAAGAAAGACTTCGGTAACGAGAACCTTGTTCCACTTTGGGTAGCCGACATGGATTTCCGGACACCAGACTTTATTGTCAACGCAATCAAGAAGCGTCTGGAGCATGAGATTTTCGGGTACACATTCGATTCGGATTCCTATTATAACAGTATCATCGAGTGGGTACATTATAAACATAACTGGAAAATCCAACGCGAATGGCTTAGTTATATTCCCGGCATCGTAAAGGGAATCGGTTTCGTTTTGCAGTGCTTCACCAAACCTGGTGACAAAGTAATTATCCAGCCACCGGTCTACCATCCTTTCCGCATCGTTCCGGAAAACATGCACCGTGAGGTTGTCTACAACCCGCTCAAAACAGTAGACGACATTTACGAGATGGATTTCGAGAATCTTGAATCGGTCATCGATGAGCATTGCAAAGTCCTGATCCTTTGCAACCCTCATAATCCAGGCGGTGTCGTCTGGAAAAAAGACACACTGGTCAAGTTGGCCGAGGTTTGTGCCAAACACAATATACTCGTTATCTCCGATGAAATACATGCAGAGATGGCTTATCCGCAATATACGCATCATCCGTTTGCAACGGTTTCGGAGACAGCCGCCAATTGCAGCATTACTTTCATGGCTCCGAGCAAGACTTTCAACATTGCCGGAATCGTCACCTCCTATTCGATCATTCCCAATGCGGAAATACGAGAAAAATTCTATTCCTTCATGGAAGCAGGAGAATTCAATGCCGGGACGATCTTTGCCTATACGGCAACAGAAGCGGCTTATACATACGGAGCCGAATGGTTGCAACAGATGCGGATGTATATCACTGAGAATGTCCGCTTCGTAGATGAATATTGCAAATCCAAACTCCCGAAGATCAAAGTCTATCCCCCTCAGGCATCTTTCCTTGTATGGTTGGATTGCCGTGACCTGAAACTAAGCCAGCCTGAACTGGTAAGCTTGTTCCAAGATAAAGCCGGCCTGTTGCTGAACGACGGAAGCATGTTCGGTCCCGGAGGTGAAGGGCATATGCGTTTGAATATCGGCTATCCGCGTTCCGTCCTGTCTTCCGCACTGGATGCTTTGAAAAAAGCGATAGATAAGAAATAG
- a CDS encoding FKBP-type peptidyl-prolyl cis-trans isomerase: MKITANKFVAVTYDLNVGEGEERELMERATAETPLKFIFGTGAMLPAFEDALKGLEVGDKFNFSITPADAYGEYVEEHVLDLPKNIFEVDGKFDSEMIKEGNTVPMMDSNGNRMNGSVLEVKEDVVVMDFNHPLAGETLHFNGEVIDVHEPTAEEIAALTAPAGGCGCGCDDCGSGCGDHNHESGCGCGGCH; encoded by the coding sequence ATGAAAATTACAGCAAATAAGTTCGTTGCAGTTACTTACGATCTGAACGTAGGCGAAGGCGAAGAACGCGAATTGATGGAAAGAGCAACAGCTGAAACACCTCTGAAATTCATCTTTGGTACAGGCGCTATGCTCCCCGCTTTTGAAGACGCTCTGAAAGGACTGGAAGTAGGCGACAAATTTAATTTTTCTATAACTCCGGCTGATGCATACGGCGAATATGTGGAGGAACACGTACTGGATCTTCCAAAGAATATTTTCGAGGTAGACGGCAAGTTCGACTCGGAAATGATCAAAGAAGGCAACACGGTACCGATGATGGATTCGAACGGCAATCGTATGAACGGTTCTGTCTTGGAAGTAAAAGAAGATGTTGTCGTTATGGACTTCAACCATCCGCTGGCCGGCGAAACATTGCATTTCAATGGTGAAGTTATCGATGTACACGAACCGACAGCTGAAGAAATCGCAGCCCTCACAGCTCCGGCAGGTGGATGCGGTTGTGGATGTGACGACTGTGGAAGCGGTTGTGGCGACCATAACCACGAAAGTGGATGCGGATGTGGCGGATGCCATTAA
- a CDS encoding acyl-[acyl-carrier-protein] thioesterase, producing the protein MDKDKSKIGEFHFVTEPYLLDFRGRVTIPMIGNYLIHVASSHAAERGFGFNDMSERHTAWVLSRLAIEMIEYPAMSEPITLYTWVDEVGRLFTSRCFELVDGNGKTFGYARSIWAAIDVETRRPTLLDIARLSAYVTDRPCPIEKPGKIAAVENETEGVPYFIKYSDLDINGHLNSIKYMEHLLDLFDLDLFKTKDIKRFEIAYQSEGKYGMKLMLYKREADNGKYDMAICNEGKAICRAAVMWH; encoded by the coding sequence ATGGATAAAGATAAAAGCAAAATAGGGGAATTTCATTTCGTCACGGAACCGTACCTGTTGGATTTTCGTGGACGTGTAACGATACCGATGATCGGAAACTATCTGATACATGTCGCATCCAGCCATGCTGCTGAACGCGGATTCGGTTTCAACGATATGTCAGAACGGCATACGGCTTGGGTTCTTTCCCGTCTGGCGATCGAAATGATCGAATATCCAGCCATGTCCGAACCTATAACTCTTTATACCTGGGTGGATGAAGTCGGCCGCCTCTTTACCAGCCGTTGTTTTGAGCTGGTGGATGGCAACGGTAAGACATTCGGTTACGCCCGTTCTATTTGGGCGGCTATCGATGTGGAAACACGCCGGCCGACCTTGTTGGATATCGCCAGGTTGAGCGCTTATGTCACGGATCGCCCCTGCCCGATAGAAAAGCCGGGAAAGATTGCGGCTGTGGAGAATGAGACGGAAGGGGTTCCTTATTTCATTAAGTACAGCGACCTTGATATCAACGGCCACCTGAACAGTATCAAGTATATGGAACATCTTCTAGACCTGTTTGATCTTGACCTGTTCAAGACAAAAGATATCAAACGTTTCGAAATCGCCTACCAGTCTGAAGGCAAATATGGGATGAAACTCATGTTGTACAAGAGGGAGGCTGATAACGGAAAATATGATATGGCGATCTGTAATGAAGGCAAAGCGATTTGCCGTGCTGCTGTTATGTGGCATTGA
- the ilvC gene encoding ketol-acid reductoisomerase, which translates to MAVMNFGGVDENVVTREEFPLEKAREVLKDEVIAVIGYGVQGPGQSLNLRDNGFNVIVGQRPGKTYDKAVADGWVPGETLFGIEEACERATIIQVLLSDAAQIECWPRIKKYLTPGKALYFSHGFAITYKERTNIIPPADVDVILVAPKGSGTSLRRMFLQGRGLNSSYAIFQDATGRAWDRVIALGIGVGSGYLFETTFKKEVYSDLTGERGTLMGAIQGLLLAQYETLRENGHEPSEAFNETVEELTQSLMPLFAENGMDWMYANCSTTAQRGALDWMGPFHDAVKPVFEKLYREVACGNEAQRSIDTNSKPDYREGLEKELAALRESEMWRAGAVVRKLRPENN; encoded by the coding sequence ATGGCAGTAATGAATTTTGGCGGTGTTGACGAAAACGTAGTAACCCGCGAAGAATTTCCGTTGGAAAAGGCAAGAGAAGTATTGAAAGATGAAGTGATTGCAGTTATCGGTTACGGTGTTCAAGGTCCTGGACAGAGCTTGAACTTGCGTGATAATGGTTTCAACGTTATCGTAGGACAGCGTCCTGGTAAAACCTATGACAAAGCTGTTGCCGACGGCTGGGTACCGGGTGAAACACTGTTCGGTATTGAAGAAGCTTGCGAAAGAGCAACTATCATACAGGTGTTGCTTTCCGACGCCGCTCAGATCGAATGCTGGCCGCGTATCAAAAAATATCTGACTCCGGGAAAAGCGCTGTATTTCTCTCATGGTTTTGCTATCACTTACAAGGAACGTACCAATATTATCCCTCCTGCTGATGTTGACGTGATTCTAGTCGCACCGAAAGGTTCTGGTACTTCTTTGCGTCGTATGTTCCTGCAGGGACGTGGCTTGAATTCAAGCTATGCAATTTTCCAGGATGCAACCGGTAGAGCATGGGATCGTGTGATCGCTTTGGGTATCGGCGTTGGTTCAGGCTATCTGTTCGAAACGACATTCAAGAAGGAAGTTTATTCCGATCTGACTGGTGAACGTGGAACTTTGATGGGGGCTATCCAAGGTTTATTGTTGGCTCAATACGAAACATTGCGTGAAAACGGCCACGAACCTTCCGAAGCATTCAACGAAACAGTCGAAGAACTGACTCAGTCTTTGATGCCGCTGTTTGCTGAAAACGGAATGGACTGGATGTATGCAAACTGTTCGACTACTGCACAGCGTGGCGCTTTAGACTGGATGGGGCCGTTCCACGATGCCGTTAAGCCTGTATTTGAAAAATTATACCGGGAGGTCGCCTGCGGTAACGAAGCGCAGCGTTCTATCGATACGAACAGTAAGCCGGATTATCGTGAAGGTTTGGAAAAAGAACTGGCAGCATTGCGCGAAAGCGAAATGTGGCGTGCAGGTGCAGTCGTTCGTAAATTGCGCCCGGAAAACAATTGA
- a CDS encoding purple acid phosphatase family protein: MKKFQILVMLLWLSVCLAGAVESKIRLVHGPYLQNLGPDEVTIVWLSDKPSVGWVELAPDDDTNFYATERPKYYDARNGVKNTSTIHTVKIKGLKPGTNYRYRVFVQEVLSHVGHKIIYGNYASTDVYSKKPLVFKTSDPADNSVSFAMVNDIHGKNDLLTNLVSKCDLKKTDFFLFNGDMVSVFNEENHIFDGFMDTATKLFASEIPMYYTRGNHETRGAFATEFQRYFSPKEENIYYTFRQGPICFVVLDTGEDKPDSDIEYAGITVYDEYRTEQAEWLRRVLDSKEYKDAPFKIIVAHIPPIGGWHGNLEVEQKFMPLLRDAKPDVMLCGHLHRFIHQDATDRTPFPIIVNSNTAILKAAADPKELKIQVVDVDGKVVDQFSIKKP; the protein is encoded by the coding sequence ATGAAGAAATTCCAAATTTTAGTAATGTTATTGTGGCTGTCTGTTTGTCTAGCAGGAGCAGTAGAGTCGAAGATTCGGTTGGTGCATGGTCCTTATTTGCAGAATCTAGGGCCTGATGAGGTGACGATCGTGTGGTTGTCGGATAAACCTTCTGTCGGTTGGGTGGAGCTGGCGCCGGATGACGATACGAACTTTTATGCTACCGAACGTCCCAAATATTATGATGCCCGTAACGGAGTAAAAAATACATCTACGATCCATACCGTGAAGATCAAAGGGCTTAAACCGGGTACGAACTACCGTTATCGTGTCTTCGTACAGGAAGTACTGAGCCATGTCGGACATAAGATCATCTATGGGAACTATGCCTCGACTGATGTTTACTCCAAAAAGCCGTTGGTGTTCAAGACGAGCGATCCTGCGGATAATTCCGTCTCATTTGCGATGGTGAACGATATACATGGCAAAAATGACCTGTTGACGAACCTAGTTTCCAAGTGTGATTTGAAAAAGACGGACTTTTTTCTTTTTAACGGTGATATGGTGTCAGTCTTCAATGAGGAAAATCATATCTTCGACGGTTTTATGGATACGGCGACCAAGCTGTTTGCCTCTGAGATTCCGATGTATTATACAAGAGGCAACCACGAAACACGTGGCGCTTTTGCAACCGAGTTCCAACGTTATTTCTCTCCAAAAGAAGAGAATATCTACTATACATTCCGGCAAGGTCCGATCTGTTTTGTCGTTTTGGATACGGGAGAGGACAAGCCGGATTCCGATATTGAATATGCCGGTATAACAGTCTACGACGAATACCGGACAGAACAGGCCGAATGGTTGCGCCGAGTATTGGATAGCAAAGAATATAAGGACGCGCCGTTTAAAATTATTGTAGCCCATATCCCACCGATCGGCGGATGGCATGGAAACTTGGAAGTGGAGCAGAAGTTCATGCCTTTGCTACGCGATGCCAAGCCGGACGTTATGTTGTGTGGTCACCTCCACCGTTTCATCCATCAGGATGCAACGGATCGTACACCGTTCCCGATTATCGTCAATTCCAATACGGCTATTTTGAAAGCGGCTGCCGATCCGAAAGAACTAAAAATACAGGTCGTAGATGTGGACGGGAAAGTGGTGGATCAATTCTCCATAAAGAAGCCTTGA
- the ilvD gene encoding dihydroxy-acid dehydratase, producing MKNPLRSSYSTEGRRMAGARALWRANGLKEEQFGKPIIAIVNSFTQFVPGHVHLYEIGQQVKAEIEKLGCFAAEFNTIAIDDGIAMGHDGMLYSLPSRDIIADSVEYMVNAHKADAMVCISNCDKITPGMLMASMRLNIPTIFVSGGPMEAGELDNRHLDLIDAMIESADTSVSDERIAQVERNACPGCGCCSGMFTANSMNCLNEAIGLALPGNGTIVATHVGRTQLFRDAARQIVENAYKYYRDGDESVLPRSIATRQAFLNAMSLDIAMGGSTNTVLHLLAIAQEAEAGFTMDDIDMLSRKTPCLCKVAPNTHTYHVQDVNRAGGIMGIMNELLKNGLVDGNVKRVDGMTLAEAVDKFAITSPNVTDEAVKKYKSAPAHRFSIRMGSQETYYKELDTDRAAGCIRDIEHAYSKDGGLAVLKGNIALDGCVVKTAGVDESIWKFAGPAKVFDSQDAACEGILGGKVVSGDVVVITHEGPKGGPGMQEMLYPTSYIKSRHLGKECALITDGRFSGGTSGLSIGHISPEAAAGGAIGLVKDGDIIEIDIPERTINVKVSDEELAERRKAEEARGTKAFTPPHRQRVVSKALRAYGKMVSSADKGGVRVVED from the coding sequence ATGAAGAATCCGTTAAGAAGTTCATACAGCACAGAGGGCAGACGCATGGCCGGGGCTCGCGCTTTGTGGCGTGCCAACGGTCTGAAAGAAGAGCAGTTCGGTAAACCGATTATAGCCATTGTGAATTCATTTACCCAGTTTGTACCCGGCCATGTCCATCTGTATGAGATCGGGCAGCAGGTAAAAGCGGAGATTGAAAAGTTGGGTTGCTTTGCTGCCGAATTCAATACGATTGCCATTGACGATGGTATCGCTATGGGACACGACGGAATGCTCTATTCGCTTCCTTCGCGTGATATTATTGCGGACAGCGTCGAGTATATGGTGAATGCCCACAAAGCCGATGCAATGGTTTGCATTAGCAATTGCGACAAGATCACTCCGGGGATGCTAATGGCATCCATGCGGCTCAATATTCCGACTATCTTTGTCTCCGGCGGTCCGATGGAAGCCGGTGAGCTGGATAACCGCCATCTGGATTTGATCGATGCCATGATCGAATCGGCCGACACTTCGGTCAGCGATGAACGGATCGCGCAGGTGGAACGGAATGCCTGTCCGGGATGCGGTTGTTGTTCCGGTATGTTTACGGCCAACTCGATGAACTGCCTGAACGAAGCGATCGGCCTGGCTCTTCCGGGCAACGGTACGATTGTCGCTACGCATGTGGGCCGTACACAGCTGTTCCGCGATGCTGCCCGGCAGATTGTAGAAAATGCCTATAAATACTATCGTGACGGAGATGAATCGGTTCTTCCCCGCAGTATCGCTACCCGTCAGGCTTTCCTGAATGCCATGTCATTGGATATTGCAATGGGTGGTTCCACCAATACGGTTCTCCACTTGCTCGCCATCGCGCAGGAAGCTGAGGCGGGCTTCACGATGGACGATATCGATATGCTCTCCCGCAAGACTCCTTGCCTCTGCAAGGTTGCTCCCAACACGCACACCTACCACGTCCAGGATGTGAACCGTGCCGGTGGTATCATGGGAATCATGAACGAGCTGCTGAAAAACGGCTTGGTAGACGGGAATGTGAAGCGTGTGGACGGAATGACGCTTGCCGAAGCCGTGGATAAATTTGCTATCACCTCGCCGAATGTGACGGACGAGGCTGTCAAGAAATACAAGAGCGCTCCCGCCCATCGTTTCAGCATTCGGATGGGATCGCAGGAAACCTATTATAAGGAACTGGATACCGATCGTGCCGCCGGATGTATCCGTGATATCGAGCATGCTTATTCCAAAGATGGCGGCCTGGCTGTCCTGAAAGGAAATATCGCGCTGGACGGTTGTGTGGTCAAGACGGCCGGTGTGGATGAAAGCATCTGGAAGTTTGCCGGTCCGGCGAAAGTGTTCGATTCGCAGGATGCGGCTTGCGAAGGCATCCTCGGTGGAAAAGTCGTCTCGGGCGATGTGGTGGTGATCACACACGAAGGACCGAAGGGTGGTCCGGGTATGCAGGAAATGCTTTATCCTACTTCTTATATAAAAAGCCGCCATTTAGGCAAGGAGTGCGCGCTGATCACAGACGGTCGTTTCAGTGGCGGTACTTCCGGTCTTTCTATCGGTCATATTTCTCCCGAAGCTGCGGCAGGAGGAGCGATTGGACTGGTGAAAGACGGCGATATAATCGAGATTGATATCCCTGAACGTACGATTAATGTGAAGGTAAGCGATGAAGAGTTGGCAGAACGCCGTAAAGCGGAAGAAGCCCGCGGCACAAAAGCCTTTACGCCGCCTCATCGCCAGCGTGTCGTCTCAAAAGCCTTGAGAGCTTACGGTAAGATGGTCAGTTCGGCCGATAAGGGTGGAGTGAGAGTAGTAGAAGATTAA
- the ilvB gene encoding biosynthetic-type acetolactate synthase large subunit yields MEKQKITGSEALLKSLIAEGVDTIFGYPGGQAIPIYDSLYDYRDKLKHVLVRHEQGATHAAQGYARVSGKVGVTLVTSGPGATNTITGIADALMDSTPMVVIAGQVPSPLLGTDAFQEVDVIGITQPITKWAYQIRKPEEIAWAVSRAFYIASTGRPGPVVLDLAKDAQVGFVEYEYKKVDYIRSYQPEPDINQDRIKAAAALINKAEKPFCLVGQGVLLGGAEEELKAFLLKNDIPAGSTVLGLSALPSDFPLNKGMLGMHGNVGPNRKTNECDVLIAIGMRFDDRVTGDLKTYAKQAKVIHLDIDNSEIGKNVPVDVKVLGNAKHTIPMITALLEERKRPEWNAEFEPDAQEEYEKVIEKELYPMNGSLKMGEVVRKVSEATGNDAVLVTDVGQNQMMGVRYFKYKRTRSVVTSGGLGTMGFGLPAAMGAKFGAPDRTVCFFTGDGGMQMTIQELGTIMQEKLDVKIIILNNNFLGMVRQWQELFFHERYSNTIMENPDFVAIAKAYGIAGRTVEKREELDEAIAEMLNHNGAFVLVANVETCGMVYPMVPAGGSVTNMILGDK; encoded by the coding sequence ATGGAGAAACAGAAGATAACCGGTTCGGAAGCTTTGCTGAAGTCACTGATAGCTGAAGGAGTAGATACGATTTTCGGTTATCCCGGCGGGCAAGCGATTCCTATTTACGATAGTTTGTACGATTACAGGGATAAATTGAAGCATGTATTGGTGCGTCATGAACAAGGGGCGACGCATGCTGCACAAGGGTATGCCCGTGTATCCGGTAAAGTAGGGGTGACGTTGGTTACTTCAGGACCCGGCGCAACAAATACCATCACCGGCATTGCCGATGCACTGATGGACAGCACGCCTATGGTGGTCATAGCCGGACAGGTCCCTTCTCCATTGCTTGGAACAGATGCTTTCCAGGAAGTCGATGTGATCGGCATTACGCAACCGATCACCAAATGGGCGTACCAGATTCGCAAGCCGGAAGAGATAGCGTGGGCTGTTTCACGTGCTTTTTATATCGCTTCTACCGGACGGCCGGGGCCTGTTGTACTCGATTTGGCAAAGGATGCTCAGGTCGGATTTGTAGAGTATGAATATAAGAAAGTAGACTATATCCGCAGCTATCAGCCGGAACCGGATATCAACCAGGATCGGATTAAAGCGGCTGCCGCGTTGATCAATAAAGCGGAGAAACCGTTCTGCCTGGTCGGACAGGGTGTTCTGTTGGGAGGTGCTGAAGAGGAGCTGAAAGCATTCCTGTTGAAGAATGACATTCCTGCCGGTTCGACTGTTCTCGGTCTATCGGCGTTGCCTTCCGATTTTCCTTTGAATAAGGGTATGTTGGGTATGCACGGCAATGTCGGTCCGAACAGGAAGACCAATGAATGTGACGTGTTGATCGCCATCGGTATGCGTTTCGACGATCGTGTTACAGGTGATTTGAAGACATACGCCAAGCAGGCGAAAGTGATCCATTTGGATATCGACAACTCGGAGATCGGGAAGAATGTACCGGTCGATGTGAAGGTTCTCGGAAATGCCAAACATACCATTCCGATGATAACTGCGTTGTTGGAAGAACGGAAACGTCCGGAGTGGAATGCTGAGTTTGAGCCGGATGCACAGGAAGAGTATGAAAAGGTGATCGAGAAGGAGTTGTATCCGATGAACGGATCTTTGAAAATGGGTGAAGTCGTTCGAAAAGTGTCCGAGGCGACCGGAAACGATGCTGTTTTAGTTACGGATGTCGGACAGAACCAGATGATGGGTGTCCGCTATTTCAAATATAAACGCACTCGTAGCGTGGTTACTTCAGGTGGTCTGGGGACGATGGGCTTTGGCCTTCCCGCTGCTATGGGAGCCAAGTTCGGTGCACCTGACCGTACGGTCTGCTTCTTTACCGGTGACGGTGGGATGCAGATGACGATTCAGGAGTTGGGAACCATTATGCAGGAAAAACTGGATGTGAAAATCATTATCCTCAATAATAATTTCTTAGGAATGGTACGTCAGTGGCAGGAGTTGTTCTTCCACGAACGTTATTCGAATACGATCATGGAGAACCCGGATTTCGTGGCGATCGCGAAAGCGTACGGTATCGCTGGCCGTACCGTTGAAAAACGGGAGGAACTGGATGAGGCTATTGCCGAGATGTTGAACCATAACGGAGCGTTTGTGTTGGTCGCCAATGTGGAAACGTGTGGTATGGTATATCCGATGGTGCCTGCCGGAGGAAGCGTAACGAACATGATATTAGGAGATAAGTAA
- a CDS encoding 2-isopropylmalate synthase, with translation MSDRLFIFDTTLRDGEQVPGCQLNSIEKIQVAKALEELGVDVIEAGFPVSSPGDFNSVVEISKAVTWPTICALTRAVEKDIDVAAEALKYAKHGRIHTGIGTSDYHIRYKFNSNQEDILERAVAAAKYAKRYVEDVEFYCEDAGRTDNEYLARVVEAVIKAGATVVNIPDTTGYCLPDEYGAKIKYLMDHVDGIENAIISTHCHNDLGMATANTVQGVLNGARQVEVTMNGIGERAGNTSLEEIAMIFKSHKERGIITNINTTKIYGVSRMVSSLMNMPIQPNKAIVGRNAFAHSSGIHQDGVLKNRESYEIIDPKDVGIDDNAIVLTARSGRAALKHRLQVLGVELSQEKLDKVYEEFLKLADRKKDINDDDILMLAGKDRTAMHRIKLEYLQVTSGVGLQSVASICLNIAGERFEAAASGNGPVDAAIKAVKSVIHRTMTIQEFLIQAINKGSDDMGKVHMQVEYEGNRYYGFAANTDIIAASVEAFIDAINKFVK, from the coding sequence ATGTCAGACAGATTATTTATTTTCGACACGACATTGCGTGACGGTGAACAAGTGCCGGGTTGCCAGTTAAATAGTATTGAAAAGATTCAGGTAGCCAAAGCTCTGGAAGAACTGGGAGTAGACGTGATAGAAGCCGGTTTTCCCGTATCGAGTCCGGGAGATTTCAATAGCGTTGTTGAAATATCGAAAGCCGTAACGTGGCCTACAATCTGTGCGCTTACCCGTGCGGTAGAAAAAGATATTGATGTGGCTGCCGAAGCACTGAAATATGCAAAGCACGGACGTATTCATACAGGTATTGGAACGTCCGATTATCATATCAGGTATAAGTTCAATTCGAATCAGGAAGATATTTTGGAACGGGCTGTCGCTGCTGCCAAATATGCCAAGAGATATGTGGAAGACGTCGAATTTTATTGCGAAGATGCCGGACGTACTGACAACGAATATCTGGCACGTGTGGTAGAAGCGGTCATCAAAGCTGGCGCGACAGTTGTCAATATCCCTGATACGACCGGTTATTGCCTGCCGGACGAATATGGGGCGAAAATCAAATATCTGATGGATCATGTAGACGGTATCGAGAATGCTATCATTTCTACCCACTGTCATAATGATTTGGGGATGGCTACCGCCAATACTGTGCAGGGTGTCTTGAATGGTGCACGTCAGGTGGAAGTCACCATGAACGGTATAGGTGAACGTGCCGGTAATACATCCTTGGAAGAAATCGCGATGATTTTCAAGAGTCACAAAGAACGTGGCATTATTACCAATATCAATACGACAAAGATTTACGGAGTCAGCCGTATGGTGTCTAGCCTGATGAACATGCCTATCCAGCCGAATAAGGCGATCGTCGGACGTAACGCGTTCGCTCATTCTTCCGGCATCCATCAGGATGGCGTTTTGAAGAATCGTGAAAGTTATGAAATCATCGATCCGAAAGATGTAGGAATCGACGATAATGCAATCGTGCTGACTGCCCGTAGCGGACGTGCGGCATTGAAACACCGTTTACAGGTATTGGGCGTCGAATTGTCTCAGGAAAAACTAGATAAGGTTTATGAAGAATTCTTGAAACTGGCTGACCGTAAGAAAGATATCAACGACGACGATATCTTGATGCTTGCTGGCAAAGACCGCACGGCCATGCATCGTATCAAGTTGGAATATTTACAGGTGACCTCCGGTGTCGGTTTGCAGTCTGTGGCCAGCATTTGCCTGAATATAGCTGGTGAGAGGTTTGAGGCCGCCGCTTCTGGCAACGGTCCTGTTGATGCTGCTATCAAGGCGGTGAAATCTGTTATCCACCGTACGATGACGATTCAGGAGTTTTTGATTCAAGCGATTAATAAAGGCAGTGACGATATGGGGAAGGTACATATGCAGGTTGAGTACGAAGGAAACCGTTATTATGGTTTTGCTGCCAATACCGATATTATAGCCGCTTCTGTAGAGGCATTTATCGATGCAATTAATAAATTTGTGAAGTGA